One genomic window of Candidatus Dadabacteria bacterium includes the following:
- a CDS encoding DUF3800 domain-containing protein: protein MKGVKLCYCDESGMGDEPVAVMVGVVVDVTRMHLTKAHWEELLMYLSEITGRQVREFHTRDFYSGKGIFYNIDGKKRSDIISAIFKWLAKRKHHVVYTSVLKESYNAARSDISFPDELNTVWRYLAFHLVLAMQKYCQNIGRNKGHTIYIFDNEDREEARFTDIILRPPSWSDEYYDRKTKNLQLDQIVDVPYFCNSENVTLIQLADLFSYFLRRYAEIKAGGKPKYKGEAEKVSAWVSDFSKRSIGRQYIYPRTNQTKAHKLFFEHAPVSIREL from the coding sequence ATAAAAGGAGTGAAGCTGTGCTATTGTGACGAGAGTGGTATGGGGGATGAGCCTGTCGCTGTTATGGTTGGTGTTGTCGTAGATGTCACGCGCATGCATTTAACAAAGGCTCATTGGGAAGAACTCTTGATGTATCTCTCTGAAATCACAGGACGTCAAGTGAGAGAATTTCATACTAGGGACTTTTATTCTGGAAAAGGTATTTTCTACAACATTGATGGCAAAAAGCGTTCGGATATTATCTCTGCTATTTTTAAATGGCTTGCAAAGAGAAAACATCATGTTGTATATACATCTGTCTTGAAAGAATCGTACAACGCTGCAAGATCGGATATATCTTTTCCTGATGAACTGAATACGGTGTGGCGCTATTTAGCATTTCACTTGGTTCTGGCAATGCAAAAATACTGCCAAAACATTGGAAGAAATAAGGGCCATACAATTTATATTTTCGACAATGAAGATCGGGAAGAAGCTCGTTTTACAGATATTATCTTAAGACCCCCTAGCTGGAGTGATGAATACTACGATCGGAAGACAAAAAACCTCCAATTAGATCAGATTGTAGATGTTCCATATTTCTGTAATTCAGAAAACGTTACTCTGATTCAGTTAGCCGATCTCTTCTCATACTTTCTACGCCGATATGCTGAAATAAAAGCAGGAGGCAAACCTAAATACAAGGGTGAAGCTGAGAAAGTTTCAGCTTGGGTGAGTGATTTTTCAAAAAGGTCTATAGGCAGACAATATATATATCCACGTACCAACCAGACTAAGGCCCATAAATTATTTTTTGAACATGCTCCTGTCTCTATTCGGGAGCTCTGA
- a CDS encoding HNH endonuclease encodes MWQRNFAITLKTGKCAQCDESFDIKEMEADHIDPWVEGGKTEEDNCQLLCREDNRRKSSK; translated from the coding sequence CTGTGGCAAAGGAACTTTGCGATTACCCTAAAAACTGGGAAATGCGCACAATGCGACGAGAGCTTCGACATAAAAGAGATGGAAGCGGACCATATTGATCCGTGGGTGGAAGGCGGCAAGACTGAAGAGGATAATTGTCAGCTGTTATGCAGAGAGGATAATAGAAGGAAATCTTCAAAATAA
- a CDS encoding acyl-CoA dehydrogenase, translating to MDFEFTDEQRMFREMIVDFAQNEIEPLVEEAEATQTFPKQLFPMLGEIGLLGISFPEEYGGVAQDKIMDCIFSEEMGRVNAGIAMCINAHTSLSMFPIYKFGSEEQKQKYLVPGIEGKIIGSLGITEPNAGSDARSIRTQAEKKGDRYVLNGTKTWITNGTMCDYAVVAAYTDKTKKGHGISIFIVDKGTPGFSVSGKMHKLGHRSADTSELIFEGCEVPEDSLLVGEGGFAGAMETLLGARITHSAKSVGIAQAAFEYALQYSKEREAFGRPISKFQAISFKLADMAVKIETARLMVYKAAWLYSNGKRCLKEASMAKLYSAEIVQSVATEALQVLGGYGYSVEYNAERYYRDARLASITEGTSEIQRIVISRELGI from the coding sequence ATTGATTTTGAATTCACAGACGAACAGCGCATGTTCCGGGAAATGATAGTGGATTTTGCCCAGAACGAGATAGAACCGCTGGTCGAAGAAGCGGAAGCCACCCAGACCTTTCCCAAGCAGTTGTTTCCCATGCTCGGAGAAATCGGGCTGCTTGGAATCTCCTTTCCGGAAGAATACGGAGGGGTCGCCCAAGACAAGATAATGGACTGCATATTCTCAGAGGAAATGGGAAGGGTTAACGCCGGCATAGCTATGTGCATCAACGCTCACACGAGCCTTTCAATGTTTCCTATATACAAATTCGGCTCCGAGGAGCAGAAGCAGAAATATCTCGTCCCCGGAATTGAGGGCAAAATAATAGGCTCTCTTGGAATCACGGAACCCAACGCCGGTTCCGATGCGCGGAGCATAAGAACCCAAGCGGAAAAAAAGGGAGACCGCTATGTGCTTAACGGCACGAAGACCTGGATAACAAACGGCACGATGTGCGATTACGCGGTGGTGGCCGCCTACACCGACAAGACGAAAAAGGGTCACGGAATAAGCATATTCATAGTTGACAAGGGCACCCCGGGGTTCTCCGTCAGCGGAAAGATGCACAAGCTGGGACATCGTTCCGCGGACACCTCGGAACTTATATTCGAGGGATGCGAGGTTCCCGAGGATAGCCTGCTCGTGGGAGAAGGAGGATTTGCGGGAGCGATGGAAACGCTGCTCGGAGCGCGCATAACCCACTCCGCGAAAAGCGTCGGAATAGCGCAGGCTGCTTTCGAGTACGCCCTTCAGTACTCAAAGGAAAGAGAAGCGTTCGGAAGGCCCATATCGAAGTTCCAGGCCATAAGCTTCAAGCTCGCCGACATGGCGGTAAAAATAGAAACTGCAAGACTCATGGTTTACAAGGCCGCCTGGCTCTACAGCAACGGGAAAAGATGTCTCAAGGAGGCTTCCATGGCCAAGTTGTACTCGGCCGAGATAGTGCAGTCGGTAGCCACAGAGGCCCTGCAGGTGCTCGGGGGCTACGGTTACAGCGTCGAGTACAACGCGGAGAGGTACTACCGCGACGCGAGGCTGGCTTCCATTACCGAAGGCACTTCGGAGATACAGCGTATCGTTATTTCGCGCGAACTTGGGATTTAG
- a CDS encoding thiolase family protein, translated as MSENLPGIQETRELLKKKKVVIAGVGETEQGKIPDKSSFHFLSEASKLAIEDAGIEKEDVDGLVTAFSLVEHTFMHCTTFADYFGMNPRFFSSVAVGGATAVWMVAEAAMAIASGQSEVVLCVRGDNTLSGISSSGMLALIREMCHAEFEFPYGLTTPGGYALAAQRYLHDWGARREHLAAVAVTMRKHAADKENAMNKDPLSIEDVLGSRVIAEPLTKYDCSIISDGGAAFIVTTEDKAKELGIENDLAYLWGMGQGYSHQYLTTLENLDQIYNAVERSGQKAFGTAGIEPSDVDIAFLYDCFTITVLLELEGLGFVPKGDGGAFALEGRMEIGKDLPVNTHGGLLSQAHLGAMHHVVEATLQLRGDAGKRQVEDPEVAVVHGNGGIVSAHSTVVLGNQPLN; from the coding sequence ATGTCAGAGAATCTTCCGGGCATACAAGAGACCCGAGAACTTCTTAAGAAGAAAAAAGTGGTTATAGCCGGTGTGGGTGAAACGGAACAGGGAAAAATCCCGGACAAAAGCTCCTTTCACTTCCTGAGCGAAGCTTCAAAACTGGCCATCGAGGACGCGGGGATAGAAAAAGAGGACGTTGACGGCCTCGTAACGGCATTCTCACTAGTGGAACACACCTTTATGCACTGCACCACGTTTGCAGACTACTTCGGCATGAACCCGAGGTTTTTCTCCTCCGTGGCAGTGGGGGGAGCGACAGCGGTGTGGATGGTAGCGGAAGCCGCGATGGCGATAGCGTCCGGACAGTCAGAAGTTGTGCTCTGCGTAAGGGGGGACAACACGCTGTCCGGGATATCGTCTTCGGGGATGCTTGCCCTTATAAGGGAGATGTGCCACGCTGAGTTTGAATTCCCCTATGGACTGACCACCCCTGGAGGATACGCCCTCGCGGCGCAGAGATACCTGCATGACTGGGGAGCCAGAAGAGAGCATCTGGCGGCTGTGGCAGTGACAATGAGAAAGCACGCCGCTGACAAGGAGAACGCAATGAACAAGGATCCTCTCTCGATAGAGGACGTTCTTGGGTCAAGAGTCATAGCTGAACCCCTTACAAAGTATGACTGCTCCATTATCTCAGACGGAGGAGCCGCCTTCATAGTGACTACGGAGGACAAGGCTAAGGAGCTTGGAATAGAGAACGATCTCGCGTACCTGTGGGGAATGGGACAGGGATACTCACATCAGTACCTCACAACCCTCGAGAACCTTGATCAGATATACAACGCAGTTGAGAGATCGGGACAGAAGGCTTTCGGAACGGCGGGGATAGAGCCAAGTGACGTTGACATAGCGTTTCTTTATGATTGTTTCACCATAACAGTGCTCCTTGAGCTAGAGGGACTGGGTTTTGTTCCCAAGGGGGACGGAGGAGCGTTCGCGCTTGAGGGAAGAATGGAGATAGGAAAGGATCTTCCTGTTAACACCCACGGGGGACTCTTGAGTCAGGCACACCTCGGAGCAATGCACCATGTGGTTGAGGCTACGTTGCAGCTAAGGGGAGACGCGGGGAAGAGACAGGTGGAGGACCCTGAGGTTGCCGTGGTGCACGGAAACGGTGGGATAGTGTCTGCTCACAGCACGGTGGTACTGGGCAACCAGCCGCTTAACTAA
- a CDS encoding Zn-ribbon domain-containing OB-fold protein, with protein MSEEKKEYNKPLPEFRPETKPFWEAAKEHRLVIPRSRETGEFFFYPRALSPGGDMSEDIEWVESEGRGKVWTFSIHHMGPSKAYKGEPPYVVALIEMDEGVKMMSNVVDVDPADVSIGMEVQVVFDDVTDEVTLPKFKPAG; from the coding sequence ATGTCTGAAGAGAAAAAAGAATACAACAAGCCGCTGCCTGAGTTCCGGCCGGAGACAAAGCCGTTTTGGGAAGCGGCGAAGGAGCACAGGCTGGTTATCCCGAGGTCCAGGGAGACAGGGGAGTTTTTCTTTTACCCCAGGGCTCTTTCCCCGGGAGGGGACATGAGCGAGGACATAGAGTGGGTGGAGAGCGAGGGACGGGGGAAAGTGTGGACTTTTTCCATACACCACATGGGACCGTCTAAAGCTTACAAGGGAGAGCCTCCCTACGTTGTGGCCCTTATCGAGATGGATGAGGGAGTGAAGATGATGTCCAACGTTGTGGATGTAGATCCCGCTGACGTGTCCATCGGCATGGAAGTGCAGGTGGTGTTCGATGACGTTACCGATGAAGTCACCCT